A region of the Styela clava chromosome 1, kaStyClav1.hap1.2, whole genome shotgun sequence genome:
TGTTGTATATATGTTTTGAATGCGGTTAATGTATTATTTCACTACTACTTTATTTGTAAAACATACTATtttaaaacatgaaataaatcattaaaaCATATAGATAACAAATACAGTGGGGTAGTAGACATAGAATTTGAGCAATAAATCTTCAACTTCAAAAGTCTTACGTGGTCATCGAGACCTGAAGTTTTATTGTTCAAGCGGCTCATTATTATTATGCTACAAAATGAGTGATATGGATTTCTTTTATCTGTCGCTGAAGTTTTTCTATGTCGTTTTTCTTTGCAGTTTTGCAGAAAGCTTGGCCATATCCTGATAAACAATTTCGATGACCATAAACAACAATTGTGAAGGCTACTTACCAACATTCGTGAGATATTTCATCTCCTCCTATGTGTATGTATTCATCCGGAAACAAATTTTTAAGTTCAGAGTAAAGTGCTCCTATAAACGTATAAACTTCCGGGTTCAAAGGGTCGAGTGTTCCCTTAGAGTCGTCCCGAACACCATTTGCTAAGATGTAAATAAAAAGTTCGtaatgtgtgtgtgtgtgtgtgttagGAAGTAAAACTACTGTCAAATATTGTATATCGACTTACTAACGGAGTAACAATTCAGAAAAAGGTCCGGTCGAGATTTTGCTAATGCGGAAGCATGACCGGGGAGATCAATTTCCGGGATGACCCTGATCCCCCGTAACCTTGCAAATTCAACGATTCTTTTAACGTCTTCCTCTCTGTAAACAGACTTTCCGTTGTCAAATGCACCCTGCAAAAAGTAACTTATATTTTCCAGTGCTGGGGGAAACAAGGATGACCCGGGGTGTTGGAACTTGCCCTAACCCCCATATTTACTAGAGTCCGGGAGGTAAAAAAGGTCCGCGTATACAAAAATCACAGGTGTTATTCTCAATCAGTGTTCAGTTTTTTGAGGTAGAAGTGCCCAATGCAAAAACGACTGCAAGAAACCCAGACCGAAGaactgtgaaaaaattgttcgaacccgaatttcaataaaaatctaTTTGAAACTGCTAAATTTGTTAACTGttgttaaaatataaatatgcatatacaataCAACTTTTAAcgtcaataaatatatttattaggtATATGACTCAAATAGATATCGTGAAATGGTTGATTGTGGGAAAGATAGCTGGGCTCTCCCTACCCACAGATACAAAGGTGATCGACTTATTCGCTCTCGGTATTTTCCCCCCATAAACTAGGTTCATGAATCGGAACGGATTGAACTGACTTTTAATTTCCTATTCTACTTGGGAAGGTAAGTGAAAGCTACAATCCAAATATTTTAAgcctgattttttttcaagaacTACAGTTTTGCGGAATTTACTAGAATTTATAGAAGGCGTGTGCAACCTATTACAAAAGGGCCAGATACAATAACTGGGTTAAGCCACGGGCCGCTCCTTAAGATagcctttctagtagttgcgagcacaaatttttttatcttccaagttttttttattgttgatcCTACGGTATTGTTAGGGTTCCTTGCAGAAATGGTGAGTtgaaacgcataaatttctagAGAAAACTGccatttaaatttattgtcacatcGACTTTAAATGAATttagtgagaaacacgtttttataacattgtgtacTTGCAACAGGATTTTtctagctagttttgctaatatgacagtggcactcaaGTACTGGTATGCGACGATTGGAATTGCtagcacgtaccagattaactaGACTAACTCGTTTCGCGAGCCaatcaaaattggcacttctctgcgggccgcacaatttatctttgtgggccgcatttggcccgcgtgtcgcaggttgcacacccctgattcaTAGTATCAGTTGCTTTTGGCACTTTTATGGTCGTCCGTTGCTCCACCCAAAGACCAATCTCCTATATTTCTAAGTGAGTACGCCTGACCTTCCTTTGGGCAAATTTTCttataaatgtattatattAAGCAATCTCCTTTCAAAATCGATAGAGTAGTTTATCCTATAAATACTCTGATGAAAAACTGGACAAAAAAAGACACAATTAAATCCTTTCGAAACGTACTTACTCCTACGTACTTACCGAGCCATTGAAATAGGAGATACAATCTAAGTAGTCGATAATGTGAATATCAAAGGATTTTATATAACTAGTATTGACTTACGTGTCTTGCTATTTCTGGAAATCTTTTGAACTCAAGCGGAAAGGACTGATGGTCGGTGATATGCCAGTGCAATACGTTTAACTTGTTGTACGACATGATTTCCTGCATATGAATCAACACAATGGATATTAATATCTGAACATTCTAAaggattgtttcaatatttataatgaGTTGATAAAGTTCTGTTACAAGTTcgaaattttgttatgaagtcatcTCACAATATGTATCTTAATCAggttagttttattttaatcgttAATTAAGttttttacttcattaaatACACCTTTATATGCCTACCATTAATTCCACGAAGCACATCAAAGTTCTTTTACCCAATGTAATACATGTGTTTTGCATATTCATAATTGCATAACATTGACAATTAACATTTGCAGATGTGAAGATTAAAATTACTTTGGCTGTTGATTTCTACAATTTCAATCTCTAACTCCGGAGCAGTAAAAATCCGACTCCGGGAATCCCAATGATAGGACTCCGAATCCGATATCACTTATCCGTTCATAAACAACTTGATCACTATTTGTACTTACTAATGTTTGAAGAATTGTTTCAGTTGGAATGAAATGTCGGGCTGTATCTAACATGAGACCTCGATATTGAAATCTAGGAAAGTCTTCAATTGCACATGCGTTTACTGCAATCTGGAACAATTTGAAAATCGTAAAAATGAAGAACAAACACAtattatttgagaaaaaaacgCAATAAATTTGTATCTCTTCAGCATGAATTGAAGGTTCAAGTTACATGTATATACCTGATTTAATAAGAGCTCAATTAAAATACAAGTAAGTGCTGGAATTCAGCAAATGTTCAAATGAAAACATTGCTATACGCTAAATCTGCTTGAAAAATCAACCTTAACAGTACCTCATTATCTTCGTTAATATGAACAAGTTGACTAAACGTTTCCAATCCTgtacaaatgaaatttaaaattttaaaacgcGCTGTTTCAAAGATATTCTGTGTTGAGTATCAACAATTATCAGAGTGAGTATAACCGCTTCTTGATTTGGCCTCAATCAGTGTTGCCAGATTGTTGAAAATAAGTAGGGCCAAAATAATACTGAGATTTTCCATcatggaaaatatattttggtatAAGAATTTTGACTGATTGCAACTAGTGTGTAAAATTGTATCAATGGGACATAACCAGACACCAGATTTCATACGAAAACCTAAATGGCGTTTAATAACGAAatacattttttatgaaattggCAATCGTATTAACCAATTGATGCATAGTATGAAAACGAATGCCCTTTTTAATACCAAACGTTTTCACACCTCGGGGTTTGCGATAtgattaattttttgattaatgCAACCGAAACAGAATAATtatgaatttgaaattgattaatttaaatattgattgTATGGATGAATTTTACCTCTCATGACTCCCCACTGGGTGTCAGCAATAAGCATCGCTGTGTCCTGTACCGAAAGCACATCTGCAAATAATAATGTCTGAATGCTGGATTATGAAAAACTTATGAATGAatacatattgttattattatatatatccaGTTACGAATATGTGCAAGGTATTTTTGAGCGGTGACCAAAAATTAGATACTAAACATAAAAGTGACGTTTTATGTCGCCAAAATGTGAAAGATTAGACTGGCGTATCATAACACAATGTTGCTTGAGTTCTTTAGTTATCAGATATGTATTACCTGACATACAATACAAGGAAATCATAGGGTAAAAGGTGTTGAATTAAAGCATCTTACATCTTTCTGAAGATTTTATTGTTGGATAATCTTCACAATCATACGACAGATGAATATACAAGATTTCCAATGCTGAATTCCTGCTCCATTTATTAATTTCCTACAGATAAAAGTTTTTTGTTATGAATgcatatattattttacattattacattattttataCGAACATGTAGATCTTATTATCGCATATTGCGAACGGCATTGGTTATTCATCCTTGTcaaaaaattagttatttttctattttgaataatatatgTCAAAGAtcttaaattatatatacacatTAGTCGACGCATTGAAAATTTATACCCGCATGAGCTGTTTTCTTAGGTCACTCTGTATTAGCAGATTTTATCGGTCGACCATATTTTATTGCGACTATTTACTGAAAAAAATGTTGTTATGCGGTAAGATAAATAATGATGCTGTATAGTAAGTACCCTGGTTGTATTTCCGAATATTATCTTCATGTATCGTTTCATAGTTTCGTCAACATCGTCACATCTCAATGAACTCAAAGTGTATTCAAACTTGAATTTTGAAGACGATAGAACATACATCTATAATACATGAGAGATTGACCACCAATTTTGTATTTGAGTTGTTCGACGGGTTAGTATACTCACATATTGGGCAATATTACAGAGTGCGTACCATTTTGAAAACGTAAATTAGAAAACACTGTGGACTGTAAATCAGGTCAAATCTAATGCTTAACGGACATGGACGCCGGTATTATGTGCTTTCATTGGCCCAATGTAAGAGATACCACACTCTCCCACACTTTCTCAACTAAGATGAAGCTAAACGCTATCTGTGTAATACATTTCACATTAACAAAGATCCTTCTCTGAAAATCACACCTTTGCACCTGGTGATGCGTGGCACCCTCAAGTGATAGAAAGTTATCATTCGACTATTGATAGAGAAGTCGATAAAGGAACATATTCAGGTAATTTAGTTATTTTTATAATGCAAGTAAtgcaaaataggaaaaattagCGTTTTGCTGGAGTGGGCTTAGGACTGTCACCTCAAAGTCTTGTTCAAAGCTTTGGAAAGAATaagaaattttacaaaatatccaTGGGTTGCTTTACCTTGGAATTTGAAACCATACTTTGAGGCTTCGGCCACACGGATCCAGTTCTAGTCGTGCTTCCCCTCATTTTGCTATAGTCTGGTACATTTTTATTCATACCACTTCGTATTATTGTTCGCACTACTCTGTCGGTTGATTTTGGTACACGATACACTAAAAAGTAACGTTACTATGTAGGCTATGTAGCAATGTACAAGTTAGGCTGGTCACATTTGAAGTCAAACTAATAGCGAGCAAATCAGTCTTCAACTTCTTATGAACGACCCATAAACAACGAGATATATACCAGAAATACTAAA
Encoded here:
- the LOC120348665 gene encoding beta-hexosaminidase subunit alpha-like isoform X2, which encodes MLYAAKRLFLGFILLSACITFVYRVPKSTDRVVRTIIRSGMNKNVPDYSKMRGSTTRTGSVWPKPQSMVSNSKMYVLSSSKFKFEYTLSSLRCDDVDETMKRYMKIIFGNTTREINKWSRNSALEILYIHLSYDCEDYPTIKSSERYVLSVQDTAMLIADTQWGVMRGLETFSQLVHINEDNEIAVNACAIEDFPRFQYRGLMLDTARHFIPTETILQTLEIMSYNKLNVLHWHITDHQSFPLEFKRFPEIARHGAFDNGKSVYREEDVKRIVEFARLRGIRVIPEIDLPGHASALAKSRPDLFLNCYSVTNGVRDDSKGTLDPLNPEVYTFIGALYSELKNLFPDEYIHIGGDEISHECWLTSSEFRKYMVKSRTTEKEIHRMFIEGILQKARKLNLKPIAWDDVFSHGYTETPATIEVWTVDHPEDKVGDLTDASVDVIVSYPWYLDNTLKRQWDIMYLAKPAEYVEQKNLHHVLGGESCMWTEHVEANNVITEIWPLASAAAERLWSSKKTTDLIDAETRLNNLHCVMKCRNVHITPILPGVCNIG